From Vitis vinifera cultivar Pinot Noir 40024 chromosome 5, ASM3070453v1, the proteins below share one genomic window:
- the LOC132253736 gene encoding uncharacterized protein LOC132253736, whose protein sequence is MTHPSSPESTVQPFPREDPASPFESETSHSSSPHAIVQQLLVLEHPGSPSQSELSHISSPHATLQQPFLSEMTHPFSPESTVQPLPREDPASPFELETSHSSSPQATVQQLPVLEHPGSPSQSELSHVSSPQATLQQPFLSEMTYPSSPEFTMQPLPREDPASPFESEMSHSSSPQATVQQLLVLEHSGSSSQSESSDISSPQATLQQPAPHPSSSESMVQPLPREDPVSPFELETSHSSSPQATVQQLPVLEHSGSSSQSESSDISSPQATLQQPAPHPSSPESTVQPLPREDPVSPFHSETSHLSSPQATVQQVLEHPGSPLQSESIHISSLQATLQQPAPPPLFMHPTLLKLWLRRWWIICMIAAIGLLFLISWSIHTSQKNDANIWCTTPNATVTKESNAPSSTVQGAPILFRTIMAAVDAAPGDNEWPFCILIQKGVYKERIVIERNKRNLVLVGEGINKTIISSNGAVLSTDRYISELATIWVLGKRFKAMDISFENMGADQLESVALKNSGDQSIFHRCSFMSQQVSIHSDHVGQQLYHDCYISGSQHLIYGDGHAMFQRSTIHVNNLKPEVGAVIALQERRSKFLVGGGFVFHLCTFSASTQKAINYLGASSGPSSLIVIMQSYLDRSISPLGWLVKNRTRSIYFGEYQNTGPGARLERTSPNFHHISLKDASSFTIRKFLSSTISYAIYIKSAYWSSQNPFEPSLVGFTFDEEMTKKFALDEKILTLTKMFVATEYICSVEMETGRVWEGV, encoded by the exons ATGACTCATCCATCCTCTCCAGAGTCTACGGTGCAGCCATTTCCACGAGAGGATCCAGCATCCCCATTTGAGTCGGAGACGAGTCATTCGTCGTCTCCACATGCCATAGTGCAGCAGTTGCTTGTGCTGGAGCATCCGGGATCCCCATCTCAGTCGGAGTTGAGTCATATATCATCTCCGCATGCCACATTGCAGCAGCCATTTCTGTCAGAGATGACTCATCCATTCTCTCCAGAGTCTACGGTGCAGCCACTTCCACGAGAGGATCCAGCATCCCCATTTGAGTTGGAGACGAGTCATTCGTCATCTCCACAGGCCACAGTGCAGCAGCTGCCTGTGCTAGAGCATCCAGGATCCCCATCTCAGTCGGAGTTGAGTCATGTATCCTCTCCGCAGGCCACATTGCAGCAGCCATTTCTGTCAGAGATGACTTATCCATCCTCTCCAGAGTTTACGATGCAGCCACTTCCACGAGAGGATCCAGCATCCCCATTTGAGTCGGAGATGAGTCATTCGTCGTCTCCACAGGCCACAGTGCAGCAGCTGCTTGTGCTGGAGCATTCGGGATCATCATCGCAGTCGGAGTCGAGTGATATATCATCTCCGCAGGCCACATTGCAGCAGCCAGCTCCACATCCATCCTCTTCAGAGTCTATGGTGCAGCCACTTCCACGAGAGGATCCAGTATCCCCATTTGAGTTGGAGACGAGTCATTCGTCGTCTCCACAGGCCACAGTGCAGCAGCTGCCTGTGCTGGAGCATTCGGGATCATCATCGCAGTCGGAGTCGAGTGATATATCATCTCCGCAGGCCACATTGCAGCAGCCAGCTCCACATCCATCCTCTCCAGAGTCTACGGTGCAGCCACTTCCACGAGAGGATCCAGTATCCCCATTCCATTCGGAGACGAGTCATCTGTCGTCTCCGCAGGCCACAGTGCAGCAGGTGCTGGAGCATCCGGGATCCCCATTACAGTCAGAGTCGATTCATATATCATCTCTGCAGGCCACATTGCAGCAGCCAGCTCCACCACCACTGTTCATGCACCCTACGTTGTTGAAATTATGGCTTCGGAGATGGTGGATTATATGCATGATAGCAGCTATTGGGTTGTTATTTTTGATTAGTTGGAGCATTCACACATCACAGAAGAATGACGCGAACATCTGGTGCACCACTCCCAATGCGACAGTTACCAAGGAAAGTAATGCACCTAGCTCCACCGTTCAGGGTGCCCCCATCCTCTTTAGGACTATCATGGCAGCAGTTGATGCAGCACCGGGTGATAATGAATGGCCTTTCTGTATACTGATACAGAAAGGAGTTTATAAAGAAAGAATTGtgatagaaagaaataaaagaaatttggtTTTGGTGGGGGAAGGAATTAACAAAACCATCATATCATCAAATGGAGCTGTCTTGTCCACCGATCGCTATATTTCAGAACTCGCAACCATTT GGGTTCTAGGAAAAAGATTCAAGGCAATGgatatttcatttgaaaacatGGGAGCTGATCAACTAGAGAGTGTTGCATTGAAAAATTCAGGAGATCAGTCTATCTTCCATAGATGCAGCTTCATGTCACAACAAGTCTCCATTCATAGTGATCATGTGGGGCAACAACTCTACCATGATTGCTATATTAGTGGCTCACAACACTTGATCTATGGAGATGGACATGCCATGTTTCAAAGAAGTACCATCCATGTAAATAATTTGAAGCCAGAAGTGGGGGCTGTGATTGCACTGCAAGAAAGAAGAAGTAAGTTCTTAGTTGGTGGGGGATTTGTATTTCATTTATGTACCTTTTCTGCTAGTACCCAAAAAGCAATTAATTACTTAGGTGCTTCTTCTGGACCTTCATCTTTGATTGTAATTATGCAATCATACTTAGATAGATCTATTAGTCCTTTGGGATGGTTAGTGAAGAATAGGACAAGGTCTATCTATTTTGGTGAATACCAAAATACAGGTCCAGGAGCTAGACTAGAGCGAACATCTCCCAATTTCCACCATATCAGCCTTAAGGATGCTTCTTCTTTTactattagaaaatttttaagtagTACA ATTTCTTATGCTATCTATATAAAGTCAGCATACTGGTCTTCACAGAATCCCTTTGAACCATCTCTTGTTGGCT TCACTTTTGACGAGGAGATGACTAAGAAATTTGCTCTTGATGAGAAGATTCTTACGTTGACCAAGATGTTTGTTGCCACTGAATACATCTGCAGTGTAGAGATGGAGACGGGAAGGGTGTGGGAAGGAGTATGA
- the LOC132253737 gene encoding protein TRANSPORT INHIBITOR RESPONSE 1-like has translation MTELDIQENGIDDLGGGWLSCFPENFTSQEVLNFANLSSDVSFDALEKLVSRCRSLKFLKVNKNITLEQLQRLLECAPQLTELGTGSFHQELTTRQYAELESAFNNCKNLNTLSGLWEATPLYLSVLYPACMNLTFLNLSDVALQSGELAKLLAHCPNLQRLWVLDTVEDKGLEAVGSSCPLLEELRVFPADPYEQDVVHGVIEMGNEAFSMLPSMLTDMLVPRLKGCFEISKQNDMK, from the coding sequence ATGACGGAGCTTGACATACAGGAGAATGGCATTGATGACCTTGGTGGGGGTTGGTTAAGTTGCTTTCCCGAAAACTTCACGTCACAGGAAGTGCTAAATTTTGCGAATCTGAGCAGTGATGTCTCTTTTGATGCTCTTGAGAAACTAGTGAGTAGGTGTAGATCTTTAAAATTCTTGAAGGTTAACAAGAATATCACCCTGGAACAATTACAGAGGTTGCTTGAGTGTGCTCCTCAACTGACAGAGCTTGGTACTGGGTCCTTCCATCAAGAGCTCACAACCCGCCAGTATGCAGAGCTTGAAAGTGCATTCAACAACTGCAAGAATCTAAATACTCTCTCTGGTTTGTGGGAAGCTACTCCACTGTATCTCTCAGTTCTATACCCTGCCTGCATGAATTTGACGTTCTTGAATTTGAGTGATGTTGCTCTGCAAAGTGGTGAACTTGCTAAGCTTCTTGCCCACTGTCCAAATCTACAGCGTCTTTGGGTTCTGGATACAGTAGAAGACAAAGGGCTGGAAGCTGTTGGATCTAGCTGTCCTTTGCTCGAGGAACTACGTGTCTTCCCTGCTGATCCATATGAGCAGGATGTTGTCCATGGGGTGATTGAGATGGGTAATGAGGCATTTTCTATGTTACCCTCCATGCTCACGGACATGCTCGTGCCGAGACTAAAAGGTTGCTTCGAGATCAGCAAGCAAAACGACATGAAATAA